The following are encoded together in the Tatumella ptyseos genome:
- the murQ gene encoding N-acetylmuramic acid 6-phosphate etherase, with product MSLNLHHLVTEGRNTASENIDQLSTAEMLKVINDEDKKVALAVEAILPEITQAVEAITTAFAQGGRLIYSGAGTSGRLGILDASECPPTFGTSPEQVIGLIAGGHKAILQAVENAEDNAEQGAKDLQAINFTAQDILVGIAASGRTPYVMGALAWAKECGAVTIAVSCNAQSPMAASADIALSAVVGPEVVTGSSRLKAGSAQKMILNMLTTGSMIRSGKVFGNLMVDVEATNQKLVERQKNIVIEATGCGVEEAKAALVACHGQCKTAILMLLADLTAQQAQALLIEHKGFIRSALLASGNK from the coding sequence ATGTCCCTCAATCTCCATCATCTTGTCACCGAAGGTCGCAATACCGCGAGTGAGAATATCGACCAGCTATCGACAGCCGAGATGCTCAAGGTTATTAACGACGAAGATAAAAAAGTAGCCCTTGCGGTAGAGGCGATTTTGCCTGAAATCACTCAAGCAGTAGAGGCGATTACCACGGCTTTTGCACAAGGTGGACGGTTAATTTATAGCGGCGCGGGAACTTCAGGTCGACTCGGTATCCTAGATGCTAGTGAATGCCCACCAACGTTTGGGACTTCCCCTGAACAAGTCATTGGACTAATTGCTGGCGGGCATAAGGCGATTTTACAAGCGGTCGAGAATGCCGAAGATAACGCAGAGCAAGGGGCTAAAGACTTACAGGCCATTAACTTTACTGCACAAGATATTTTAGTTGGCATCGCCGCTAGTGGTCGTACTCCTTACGTGATGGGGGCGCTAGCCTGGGCAAAAGAGTGTGGGGCGGTTACCATTGCCGTCAGTTGTAATGCACAGAGCCCCATGGCCGCGTCTGCCGATATTGCGCTTAGCGCCGTAGTCGGGCCTGAAGTAGTGACCGGGTCATCTCGATTGAAGGCTGGTAGTGCGCAAAAAATGATCCTAAATATGTTAACGACAGGATCAATGATCCGCAGCGGAAAAGTGTTTGGGAATTTAATGGTAGACGTTGAAGCAACTAACCAGAAGCTGGTTGAACGGCAGAAAAATATCGTAATTGAGGCGACTGGCTGTGGAGTAGAAGAGGCTAAAGCGGCACTCGTAGCCTGTCATGGGCAGTGTAAAACCGCCATACTGATGCTGTTGGCTGACTTAACCGCTCAGCAGGCGCAAGCCCTATTAATCGAGCATAAGGGCTTTATTCGATCCGCACTGTTAGCCTCGGGAAATAAATAA
- the gltP gene encoding glutamate/aspartate:proton symporter GltP, whose protein sequence is MKGFKITLAWQILIALILGIVAGSILHNAPDSRDWLVVNVLKPAGDIFIHLIKMIVIPIVVSSLIVGIAGVGDAKKLGRIGLKTIIYFEVITTIAIVVGLTLANVFHPGTGIDMSALTTTDISKYEATTQQVQNGPHSLVTTILSIIPQNIFVSFANGDMLAIIFFSVLFGLGLSSLPAEHRDPLVSVFRSISETMFKVTNMIMRYAPVGVFALLTVTVANFGFASLYPLAKLVGLVYAAILLFAFVILGGVAKMCSLNIWTLMRLLKDELILSYSTSSSETVLPRIMEKMEAYGAPKSITSFVVPTGYSFNLDGSTLYQSIAAIFIAQLYGIELSLTHQIILVLTLMVTSKGIAGVPGVSFVVLLATLGSVGIPLEGLAFIAGVDRIMDMARTALNVVGNALAVLVISCWEKQFDVNKARAYEQQMLGTSRAK, encoded by the coding sequence ATGAAAGGCTTCAAAATCACTCTTGCTTGGCAAATCCTAATTGCACTGATTTTAGGTATTGTTGCCGGAAGCATTCTCCACAATGCACCAGACAGCCGCGATTGGCTGGTGGTCAATGTGTTAAAACCTGCGGGTGACATCTTCATTCATTTGATCAAAATGATTGTTATCCCGATCGTTGTTTCATCGCTCATCGTTGGTATTGCGGGAGTCGGTGATGCAAAAAAATTAGGGCGCATTGGCCTTAAAACGATTATCTATTTTGAGGTAATCACCACCATTGCTATCGTGGTCGGTTTAACACTAGCCAATGTGTTCCACCCAGGAACCGGCATTGATATGTCTGCGTTAACCACGACTGATATCTCAAAATACGAAGCCACGACGCAACAAGTGCAGAACGGGCCTCATAGCTTAGTGACCACTATCCTGTCGATTATTCCGCAAAACATTTTTGTCTCATTTGCGAATGGCGACATGCTGGCGATTATCTTCTTCTCGGTATTATTTGGTTTGGGCTTATCATCACTGCCTGCAGAACACCGCGATCCGCTGGTCTCTGTATTCCGTTCGATCTCAGAAACCATGTTTAAAGTTACCAACATGATCATGCGTTATGCACCGGTCGGTGTTTTCGCGCTATTGACCGTGACTGTGGCTAACTTTGGTTTTGCTTCCCTCTATCCACTGGCGAAGCTGGTTGGACTAGTTTATGCCGCCATCTTGCTGTTTGCCTTTGTTATCTTGGGTGGCGTCGCGAAGATGTGTAGTTTGAATATTTGGACACTGATGCGGCTACTGAAAGATGAGCTCATTCTGTCTTACTCTACCTCGAGTTCTGAGACCGTTCTTCCACGGATCATGGAGAAGATGGAAGCCTATGGTGCGCCAAAATCGATCACAAGCTTCGTGGTACCGACGGGTTACTCTTTTAACTTAGACGGTTCGACGCTTTATCAAAGTATTGCGGCAATCTTTATCGCTCAACTCTACGGTATCGAGCTCTCTTTGACGCATCAGATCATTCTAGTCCTTACTTTGATGGTGACCTCTAAAGGGATTGCGGGTGTACCGGGCGTTTCCTTCGTGGTGTTGTTAGCAACACTGGGTAGCGTAGGGATCCCATTAGAAGGCTTAGCCTTTATTGCTGGAGTTGACCGTATTATGGATATGGCGCGTACCGCATTGAATGTGGTCGGTAATGCCCTAGCAGTATTGGTGATCTCTTGCTGGGAAAAACAGTTTGATGTGAATAAAGCACGGGCTTACGAACAGCAAATGCTGGGGACCTCCCGCGCTAAATAA
- the yncE gene encoding 7-bladed beta-propeller protein YncE, whose amino-acid sequence MIMQRNSLFRPLLLVTALFSAGALAEEGQVLTQPVSKGLYELAYGQSSQQLYVASAGSRQETGGAVYVLNPQNLKTEQIIKEPLKPFGVAIDNTQHILYTGNTRDGSITAIDLQTKKIIAQQVVETRQRTESFRPPQIREIAVDPTTHQVYATGVGADSVVWVLDGKSLKVIKTITGVGKMATGLALDASQHALYLSNADAEWIQIDTQHNSIVKRSKLDLPGEHMLLNVSLDTAGHRAFIADFKQPQVIVIDTQTNKVLTSIKVPESLGVLFNAQRQELYVTHRKAGTVSIVDTKTYQVKRTVKTDGMPNSLALSDKGDVLYVSVKQPSSREKEATQPDTVLRIAL is encoded by the coding sequence ATGATTATGCAACGCAATTCTCTTTTTCGTCCCCTATTATTGGTGACAGCACTCTTTTCAGCAGGGGCTCTTGCCGAGGAAGGACAGGTTCTCACTCAGCCTGTTTCGAAAGGCCTTTACGAGCTGGCTTATGGACAATCCTCACAGCAACTTTATGTCGCCAGCGCAGGTAGCCGACAAGAGACCGGCGGTGCGGTCTATGTGCTCAATCCACAAAATCTGAAGACTGAGCAGATAATTAAAGAACCGCTTAAGCCATTCGGCGTTGCCATAGACAATACTCAGCATATTCTTTATACCGGCAACACCCGCGATGGTTCGATCACCGCGATTGACTTACAAACTAAGAAAATCATCGCTCAACAAGTGGTAGAAACCCGTCAACGTACTGAGTCGTTCAGACCACCACAAATTCGTGAGATTGCGGTCGATCCGACCACACATCAAGTCTATGCGACGGGTGTCGGGGCTGATAGCGTGGTGTGGGTACTCGACGGTAAATCACTAAAAGTGATTAAAACCATTACCGGTGTGGGTAAAATGGCGACGGGCTTGGCTTTAGATGCCTCACAACATGCGCTGTACCTTTCCAATGCCGATGCAGAATGGATTCAAATCGATACGCAACATAACAGCATTGTAAAACGCTCTAAGCTGGATTTACCCGGTGAACATATGCTGTTAAATGTTAGCTTGGATACCGCTGGTCATCGTGCCTTCATTGCGGATTTCAAACAGCCGCAGGTTATCGTCATTGATACCCAAACAAATAAAGTCTTAACCAGCATTAAGGTTCCTGAATCTTTGGGTGTTCTATTCAATGCGCAGCGCCAAGAGCTTTATGTGACGCACCGTAAAGCTGGTACCGTCAGTATTGTCGACACGAAAACCTATCAGGTAAAACGCACCGTTAAAACGGACGGCATGCCAAATAGCTTAGCACTCTCCGATAAGGGAGATGTCCTGTATGTCAGTGTTAAGCAACCCTCTTCTCGTGAAAAAGAGGCGACGCAACCAGATACTGTTTTACGTATCGCATTGTAA
- a CDS encoding ParB/Srx family N-terminal domain-containing protein: MKRVTSVLVASLITVGFSCSAFSFAQTIKTLNISQIRPTQPAIGDDEVNYKVAKLQSDHQELFDEYCEDIGAKGVKTFDNQSSLAQPSSFSCLVAPGTDAEDVKSAVIAPDHHVYLTDGHHTVSTFRALANNQDFPFVVRITDDFSHLASMDLFWKTMQQQHLTWLEDPQGQPVTPAQLPHQVSLQAMQNDPYRSVVYFLRGIAYDKPDQAPPFLEFYLGSWLRSQQPVDTQQLSTKAGYMTYLQQAATRLVAAQGSQHSTDKADSPTLSQLGQRKTVNEKKLAKLAEPGGKLSLLFKE, translated from the coding sequence ATGAAACGCGTTACTTCGGTTCTTGTGGCTTCGTTAATCACAGTAGGCTTTTCGTGCAGCGCCTTCTCTTTTGCCCAGACGATAAAAACCCTTAACATCAGTCAGATTCGCCCCACACAACCCGCGATTGGTGACGACGAAGTAAATTATAAAGTCGCCAAATTACAAAGTGATCATCAGGAGTTATTCGACGAATACTGTGAAGATATAGGAGCGAAAGGTGTTAAAACTTTCGATAACCAATCATCTCTCGCACAACCCTCTAGCTTTAGCTGCCTTGTGGCTCCCGGTACTGACGCGGAGGATGTAAAAAGCGCCGTTATTGCACCAGACCATCATGTTTACCTTACCGACGGCCACCACACGGTATCGACCTTTCGAGCGCTAGCTAATAATCAGGATTTTCCGTTCGTGGTCCGCATAACTGACGACTTTAGTCATCTAGCGTCGATGGACCTCTTCTGGAAAACGATGCAACAACAGCATTTGACCTGGCTTGAAGATCCACAAGGGCAACCAGTCACTCCTGCTCAGTTACCTCATCAGGTCAGTTTACAAGCCATGCAGAACGATCCTTACCGGTCAGTGGTCTATTTCTTACGTGGCATCGCCTATGATAAACCTGATCAAGCACCACCGTTCTTAGAGTTCTACCTAGGTAGCTGGCTTCGCTCTCAGCAGCCTGTGGATACTCAGCAGCTATCGACAAAAGCTGGCTATATGACTTATCTACAACAAGCCGCCACACGCTTAGTTGCCGCGCAAGGGAGTCAACATTCTACCGATAAAGCAGACTCTCCAACTTTATCGCAGTTAGGACAACGTAAAACCGTTAACGAGAAGAAGCTGGCTAAATTAGCCGAACCGGGCGGGAAGTTATCACTCTTGTTCAAAGAGTGA